The proteins below come from a single Isachenkonia alkalipeptolytica genomic window:
- a CDS encoding PfkB family carbohydrate kinase encodes MTSREKEILNRIKENPLISQQKLADQLKINRSSVAVHIGNLMKKGYIKGKGYIVEEEKKALIIGGANIDLEGSPCQELKFYDSNPGRIETSQGGVGRNIAENLARLSIPVRFLTALGEDLYGEKIFKEGQRQGMDMDHVLRSGEYPTSMYLSLMDEKNDMRAAISQMDILTLMDPNWLKKKKFLFKDASVICIDGNLTKEAVDYIVKEAGETPIFADPVSTSKIQVFEDVLEKIHTFKPNRREAEKLLGMTLNTLDQVRKAGERFLDKGISHIYISLGEDGVYTRSKDFEAVITGKPPIFNSATGAGDAFMAGVIYGFLQKTTTEETLKFAMGAAFKTLSSEHTIHPNFSGEEVIKSLNSNEFIITYF; translated from the coding sequence ATGACGTCAAGAGAAAAAGAAATTCTTAATAGGATTAAAGAAAACCCCTTAATATCCCAACAAAAGCTTGCGGATCAACTGAAAATTAACCGTTCTTCCGTAGCGGTCCACATAGGAAATCTTATGAAGAAGGGATATATTAAGGGGAAAGGCTATATTGTGGAAGAGGAGAAAAAAGCCTTAATCATTGGGGGCGCAAATATTGACCTGGAAGGAAGTCCTTGTCAGGAGCTGAAGTTTTATGACTCGAATCCAGGAAGAATTGAAACTTCTCAAGGGGGAGTAGGAAGAAACATTGCGGAAAATCTAGCCCGATTATCTATCCCTGTACGTTTTCTCACAGCTTTAGGGGAAGATCTTTACGGTGAAAAAATTTTCAAAGAAGGTCAACGGCAAGGAATGGATATGGATCATGTTCTTCGTTCCGGTGAATATCCTACTTCTATGTATTTATCTTTAATGGACGAGAAGAACGATATGAGGGCGGCAATATCCCAAATGGACATTCTCACTTTGATGGACCCAAATTGGTTGAAGAAAAAGAAATTTCTTTTTAAAGATGCCTCGGTCATATGCATTGATGGGAATCTTACTAAGGAAGCTGTGGATTATATTGTTAAAGAAGCCGGGGAAACACCAATTTTCGCTGACCCGGTTTCTACTTCAAAGATTCAAGTATTCGAGGATGTATTAGAAAAAATTCATACATTTAAACCCAATCGAAGGGAAGCGGAAAAACTTTTAGGCATGACTCTGAATACTCTGGATCAGGTGCGAAAAGCCGGCGAACGATTTTTGGATAAGGGAATCAGTCACATATATATAAGCTTAGGTGAAGATGGGGTATATACACGAAGTAAAGATTTTGAAGCAGTGATCACTGGAAAACCCCCAATATTTAATAGTGCCACCGGAGCCGGTGATGCTTTCATGGCGGGAGTTATTTACGGGTTTTTACAAAAGACCACTACGGAAGAAACTTTGAAATTTGCCATGGGAGCAGCCTTCAAAACGTTAAGCAGTGAACACACCATACATCCGAATTTCTCAGGAGAAGAAGTAATAAAAAGCTTGAATAGTAATGAGTTCATAATAACCTATTTCTAG
- a CDS encoding alpha/beta hydrolase — translation MKNRTFFIYILAFFLSIIFHMAFPVTAMEFPSGPYDVGTQIYDWTDHERLETYGDEAGTNLRKIKVQAWYPANTVEGFEQLPWIPEGRVVSRKLARTFYFPPFMLDQSEEVLSNSYLKAPVLSQDKGYPVVVLSHGWSGFRTLHSDLGELLASHGFIVLGIDHTYGAPVVVFENGEEVSIDGEALPGRDDPDFLKYAEVFINTYAEDISFVLDVITDSDGNQMDEALRSLLDLNKIGLLGHSTGGGAGVKVAAMDPRVRGIMGLDPWVEPLSNNIVKKETTASYLFLRSEEWKGHKNDVNLCEVLNNNNQAELFQIQGTTHVDFTMIYMYSPMTSVVGLTGSLDRDRFEEIQETFVLEFFESSLQGLQRDYGDYLEDNYPEVFRVPSVKNQ, via the coding sequence ATGAAAAATAGAACTTTTTTCATCTATATTTTGGCTTTTTTTCTATCAATAATATTTCATATGGCCTTTCCGGTGACAGCTATGGAATTTCCCAGCGGACCCTATGATGTAGGCACGCAAATTTATGATTGGACCGATCATGAACGGTTAGAAACCTATGGTGATGAAGCTGGAACCAATCTTCGTAAAATAAAAGTTCAAGCTTGGTATCCTGCAAATACTGTGGAGGGTTTTGAACAACTTCCCTGGATTCCTGAAGGAAGAGTGGTTTCTAGAAAACTGGCAAGAACTTTTTATTTTCCTCCTTTTATGTTGGATCAGTCTGAAGAAGTACTATCCAACAGTTATCTCAAAGCACCGGTTTTGTCACAGGATAAAGGATATCCTGTTGTTGTATTATCCCACGGCTGGAGTGGTTTTCGTACACTTCATTCAGATTTAGGTGAATTGTTGGCAAGCCATGGCTTTATTGTTTTGGGTATCGACCATACCTATGGTGCCCCGGTAGTTGTTTTTGAAAACGGGGAAGAGGTCAGTATTGACGGAGAAGCATTACCGGGAAGAGATGATCCGGATTTCTTAAAATATGCTGAAGTATTTATAAACACTTATGCTGAAGACATCTCTTTTGTCTTAGACGTTATAACCGACTCTGATGGGAATCAGATGGACGAAGCCCTTCGAAGTTTATTGGACCTGAATAAAATCGGACTATTAGGTCACTCCACTGGAGGAGGGGCCGGTGTAAAAGTAGCCGCGATGGACCCGAGAGTACGAGGAATCATGGGTTTGGATCCATGGGTGGAACCCCTTTCCAATAATATTGTAAAAAAAGAAACGACAGCATCCTATTTGTTTTTGCGCAGTGAGGAATGGAAGGGACATAAGAACGACGTAAATCTTTGTGAAGTTTTGAACAATAATAATCAAGCTGAACTATTTCAAATTCAGGGCACTACCCATGTGGATTTCACCATGATTTATATGTACTCTCCAATGACAAGTGTAGTAGGGCTTACTGGCTCTTTAGATCGTGATCGATTTGAGGAAATCCAGGAAACCTTTGTATTGGAATTTTTTGAAAGCAGCTTACAAGGCTTACAAAGGGATTATGGAGATTATTTGGAAGATAACTACCCGGAAGTTTTCCGGGTACCCAGTGTAAAAAATCAGTAA